A window of Fusarium musae strain F31 chromosome 1, whole genome shotgun sequence genomic DNA:
TCCAGCGTCAACTTCGACACCTCGACTCTGCATCCCCCACAGCCCGAGATCGACGAGGCGGAAGTGCGCCAGCTTTCTGGGCAGATCAGGCAGCTGCTGAGAGGAGGTGATGCGGAGGGAGCTTTGAGGGGCAGCTTGGAGACTCCAGTATACAACGGAACGGATGCAGCCAAGGTATGTCAACAGAGAGTTGAGATGAGGCGACGTATATTGGCCCTGCACTTGTGGGATCTAACACGACGTTTCTTCTTAGGATGCTCATCTGCACACTATAATCGAGGTCCTCCAGTCGATTAAGGCAAGCGATATGTCCCCCTTACTGAAGAGCATCTACGGATCTGAGGGAGGCCCTGAGTGCCTGGATGTCCTGATGAAGTATATGTACGTTTGATGATGGAACGGATGACGAGTGAGCAAACCTAACGATGTAATAGCTACAAAGGAATGGCTACGGTTCACCCTGGAGCAGCTTCGCGATCACCAAACAAGGTTACACCTCAATCGACGGGAGGTTTCAGCCAGATCGCCGGGCGACCTGGCTCGAATGAGCCCGCCACTGCAGCCATGAGTGTGCTCCTGAGCTGGCATGAGAAGGTCGTTGAGGTCGCTGGTCTGGGATGCATCGGCCGAACAATGAGCGATTGGCGAAAGGTTTAGGGCCCAGAGACGTGTTAGCGATGATGAGCGGTCAAGAATACATAGAATCATGGATCCAATCCATAACCCGCAGAGCGAACCTCCGTCCGCGAAACATAGCTCTGATGTTACATTATTTACACTATACAATCATCTGCCTTCTACTTTTTCTCCAAGACATGTTTCAAGTTTATGTCACCACTTCCTCTAGCCAGAGGCTGTGGCTGGTTTTCACCTTCGCGCCATCCGATCATATATATGATTCGGAAAGTTGCGGGTATAGATCCATCTGGGTTACCGTGAAGTTCCTTATAGATAGCATCGCCAGCGAGGAGAATATCACGGGAAATGGCACCCATCTCTCTTCCGAGGACAGCATTACCCTCGCCCATGGCCTGGAGATCCTGCATCAAAGCAAACGTGTCAGGGTAATCAACGATGATATCATCGATGTCAACAGTCAGCATCTTGAAGCCAGCTTTTTGAAGCAGAC
This region includes:
- a CDS encoding hypothetical protein (EggNog:ENOG41~BUSCO:EOG09264V51), yielding MSIIQQHTSATLGDAWRTINIDALNEDSSVNFDTSTLHPPQPEIDEAEVRQLSGQIRQLLRGGDAEGALRGSLETPVYNGTDAAKDAHLHTIIEVLQSIKASDMSPLLKSIYGSEGGPECLDVLMKYIYKGMATVHPGAASRSPNKVTPQSTGGFSQIAGRPGSNEPATAAMSVLLSWHEKVVEVAGLGCIGRTMSDWRKV